In Candidatus Dependentiae bacterium, the following are encoded in one genomic region:
- a CDS encoding ankyrin repeat domain-containing protein, with protein sequence MTSLLSAVFYNNIEMIKLLIALGADVNVAGENDVAPLFFASANNNIEAVRLFLSLGADVNKSNNKGQTPLLIACISNNIAIVKALLAAGADANVMDNNGNTPLSIATEKHYKELENLLRKHLQDALVKELTREVVPTSNNTTEIDTKK encoded by the coding sequence TTGACGTCGCTATTAAGCGCGGTTTTTTATAATAATATTGAGATGATAAAGTTACTCATTGCTTTAGGGGCGGATGTTAATGTGGCTGGTGAAAATGATGTAGCACCGCTATTTTTTGCTTCAGCTAACAATAATATTGAGGCAGTTCGACTATTTCTTTCTTTAGGTGCAGATGTTAATAAGTCCAACAATAAGGGTCAGACGCCGCTATTGATTGCGTGCATAAGTAATAATATTGCAATAGTCAAAGCGCTTCTTGCTGCTGGCGCAGATGCGAATGTGATGGATAATAACGGTAACACGCCGTTATCTATTGCTACTGAGAAGCATTATAAGGAATTAGAAAATCTTCTTAGGAAGCATTTACAGGATGCATTGGTGAAAGAGTTGACTCGGGAGGTTGTACCAACTTCAAATAACACAACGGAGATTGATACGAAAAAATAA
- a CDS encoding ankyrin repeat domain-containing protein, with the protein MRRFNVVFILLASCIPGPLVANAALHRRFEYEAMRGMVKIVRQFIERGIDINATDALVRAADWNRVEVIELLLAQPHININKADIYGRTPLFIAAERGYAHVVELLILAGADVDKADSYGRIPWYVAHSNGHFMISTMLIYSAKT; encoded by the coding sequence ATGAGAAGATTCAATGTGGTGTTTATTCTTCTAGCTTCGTGTATTCCTGGGCCCTTGGTGGCCAATGCGGCATTACATAGAAGATTTGAATACGAGGCGATGAGGGGTATGGTTAAGATCGTACGGCAATTTATTGAGCGAGGCATTGATATTAATGCGACCGATGCTTTGGTTCGTGCTGCTGACTGGAATCGTGTCGAAGTTATCGAGCTGTTGCTTGCTCAGCCGCATATCAATATAAACAAAGCTGATATTTATGGTAGAACTCCATTATTTATCGCTGCTGAAAGAGGTTATGCGCACGTAGTGGAGCTTTTAATTTTGGCGGGCGCTGATGTCGATAAGGCTGATAGCTATGGTAGAATACCTTGGTATGTTGCTCATAGTAACGGTCATTTTATGATTTCCACTATGTTGATATATTCCGCCAAGACCTAA